The window GCCGTTGATTTCCTGAACGGTGATGATCAGGTTCCGCCATACACCGTAAGCCATGAAGCCCTGTTCGCCGAATCGCGTGAAGAGACCGGCAACTTCTGCGACGTGAGAGGTCAGAACTCCGTGAAGCGGGCGCTGGAGATCGCGGCGGCCGGCGGACACAATGTGCTGATGATCGGCCCTCCGGGATCCGGCAAGACCATGCTGGCGCGCCGCCTGCCCTCGATCCTCCCCGACTTCTCGCTCGACGAATCACTCGAGACGACTCGCATCCACTCGGTCGCCGGAATGATGCGCAGCGGTCAGGCCCTGGTGGCCAATCGCCCGTTTCGCTGTCCGCACCACACCGTTTCCGATGCGGGACTGATTGGCGGCGGCATGATCCCCCGGCCCGGCGAGGTCTCGCTGGCTCACAACGGCGTGTTGTTTCTCGACGAACTCCCGGAGTTTCATAAGAATGTGCTCGAGGTCTTGCGTCAGCCGCTGGAAGACGGGGTTGTGACCCTGGCGCGCGCCGCCATCAGCCTCTCTTATCCGGCGAACTTCATGCTGGTGGCCGCCATGAATCCCTGTCCGTGCGGTTACTACACCGACCCGGATCACGAGTGCCGCTGCACGCCTGAACAGGTCAACCGTTATCTTTCGCGCGTCTCCGGCCCGTTGCTCGACCGCATCGACATCCACGTCGAGGTCCCGCGTGTGCCGTGGAAAGAGCTGTCGTCACCGCGCCCGGCGGAGGACTCGGTCGCGATCCAACAGCGCGTGACGACGACGCGTCGCCGGCAGCGCGAGCGCTACGCCGGCACCCGCGCGGATCTTTATTCTAATTCGCAAATGACGAACCGCGAGCTCGAGCGGTTCGCCCCGCTGGATGCCCCGTCGTTGGAAGTGCTGCATCAGGCGATCGACCGCATGGGCCTTTCGGCCCGCGCGTATCACCGGATTCGCAAGATCGCGCGTACGATCGCGGACTTGGAAGGGAGTGAGCAGATTCAACTCCCGCACGTGATTGAGGGCATTCAATATCGTAGTTTAGATCGGATCAAGGAGCTGTCTGTCTGACGGCGGTCGGGTCGTCTGAAGAAAACCGGGAGGAGATTCTGCAGCTCTTCAATTCACGCATTCGGGACCAATTCCAGCGGGATGGTTCGCGAGTCGCGATGACCTTCAACCAGCAGCGATACACGTACGGCGAGTTGGCTCAAGCCGTCTATCGTTTGCGCGGGGCGTTGCGTGCTCGCGGCATCCGACGGCGAGACACCGTCGCGATCCAGCTTCCGAACTCACCGCACTTCGTCATCGCCCACCTCGCCGTGTTGAGTCTCGGCGCGGTCTCGGTCCCCCTCCATATTCAGCTGAAGGCCCGCGAAATCGCGGCCCAGGTCGAAGATGCCGAAGCGGTGGCGATCGTGGCTTGGGACCACCTGTCCACCGAGACCGAGTTGGCGCTTTCCCGCGTGGACTGTTGTCGGCTGCGCATCTATCTCGGCGACTCGATTCCCGCGGGCACCGAGAGTCTCGTGGATCTCATCTCCAAGGGTGATGAGTACCAGGACGAAGCTCCGGTCGCCGAGGACGACACGGCGGTAATCCTTTACACGTCGGGTGTAAGTGGCAAGCCGCGCGGAGTCGAATTGACCCACGCCAATATCTCCGCCGCGGTCGAGGAGTTGAGTCGCGCTCTGCGTCTCCGCGAGACCGATCGCTTCCTCGCCGTGCTGCCTTTCACCCGGGCCAGCGGCCTGTCCACCGGTGTGCATCTCCCCCTCGCAAATGGAGCGGAGCTGATCCCGCTCTCGCGCTTTCACCCGGGCGATGCCCTCGAGGTGCTTCGGGACCGCGGCGTCAGCGTCATGGTCGGCACCCCTTACATGTTTTCTTTGATCGCGGGATTCCCTACCGCCGACCGCGCCGATCTGTCCAAACTGCGCTACCCCATCTCCGTCGATGCGAAGTTGGCGCCGGAGCGCGGGCGCGACGTCGAAGAGCGACTGAAGGTTCACCTCTTTGAAGCGTACGGTTGCACCGAAACCTGCGGCCCCTTTACGATAAACCTGTTCCCCGGCCTCGGGGGGCGTGAGAACGTCGGTCAACCCCTCAGCGGAATGGAGCTCGCGATTCTGGGAGAAGACGGATCGTTCCTGCCGCCCGGAAAGTCCGGCCAAATCGTTGTGCGTGGGCCGTTGCTGATGAAGGGGTACTTGCATCGTCCCGAAAAGAGCCGCCAATCGTTCAGGGAGGGCTGGTTCGTTACCGGCGATGTCGGCTATTTGGACGACTCCGGCAGTCTGGTGGTGACGGGACATTCGACGGAGCTGATCAACAAGGGTGGCTTCCGCGTGTACTCCCGGGAGGTCGAGGATGTGCTGGAAGGGTTGCCGCATATCCGTGAAGTAGCCGTCGTCGGTATCGCCGATACACTCTACGGCGAAGAGGTCAAGGCCTGCGTGGTGCTGAAAGACGGCGCCACGATCTCCCCCAGCGAGATCATCGAGTACGCCAAGGAACGTCTGGCCATGTACAAGTGTCCGAAGATCGTGAAATTCTACAAGGAACTTCCGCACGAAGCGGGAGGTAAGATTCTTAGAAGTGACCTGAAAGACGATCGCGGCTAAATGCTCTATCGCATTGCACTCATCGTGGCTCTGCTCCCGACCTGGCTGTGGGCCGGCGAGACCGTTCGCTTCCGCTCGTCGGATGGAGTCAATCTGGTTGCAACCTTGAGCACGCCCGTGAAGGCTCCGCTCGGATCGCTCCTCTTGTTTCACATGTTGGGAAAGGACCGCACGTCCTGGGACGATTTCGCGCAGGCGGCGGTAACCGCGGGTTACACGGTACTGGCCGTGGACTTGCGCGGGCATGGCGAGAGCCGAGGTTCCGACGACGGCGAGCTCAACTACAAGCTCCTGCCTGAATCCAGCTTCCGCGCGATGACCCGCGATCTTGCGGCGGCGGTCGAATTCGTTCGCTCGCGGTCGGCGGCGCGGGTCACCCTGATTGGCGCGTCCATTGGCGCAAATGTTGCGATTTCCTACGCAGCCACGGACACCTCGATCGCGGGGGTGGTTCTGCTTTCCCCGGGCGAGGTCTTTCGCGGAGTGATGACCAAGCCCGCCATGGCAGCGTACGGTGCCCGGCCGATGTTATTGGTCGCGGCGGAAGACGACAATTACTCCGCGCTCACCGTGGCGACGTTGCAAAACCTCAACCCGGGATCCGAAGCGGTCGTGTATCCCACTGGCGGACACGGCACGTATCTGCTGGAGTCTCGACCCGAACTCACAAGCCGGGTCCTGCAATTTGTCGAGAGTGTCAGCCGGTAACCGTGCGGGGCGGTCGGCTGACTGTGGAATAATCTGGAGGCTACTACAGTGATCCCGGTAGATGTGATCGGAATCTCGGTTTGCCCGCCATACCAGGGCTACGTCGTAATCTTGAAAGAGAAAGACGGTGAGCGTTGGCTGCCCATCTTCATCGGTGCAGCCGAGGCGCAGAGTATCTCGTTTCTGCTGCAGGGCCTCGAGTATGCCCGGCCGATGACGTACGACCTGTTCGCGCATCTCCTCGACGAGGCGAGCGTGAAAGTGCAATCCTGCACGGTCTCCGATCTGAAGGACAATACGTTTTACGCCGTGGTCGAAATGCGAACGGGTTCGGGGGAGAAGAAAGACGTGGACGCTCGTCCCTCGGACGCGATTGCCCTCGCGCTGAAAACGCGCGCGCCCATCCAGGTGGCCGAACACGTGATGGCGGGCGCGGCGGTCTCGAATGAGCCGGTGAATCGCTCGACCGTTGAGCAAATTGCCTATCTTCACCAGAAACTCAAGGAGTGCGTAGAGTGTGAAGCGTACGAGGAGGCCGCCAAGATTCGCGACCACATCCGTTCGCTTGAGGGCCGTGAAATGGATCATGACGACGAGGAACCTGGCCGCTCAGAGCATACCGACTAACTCCGGGAGCGAACGAATAGAATCACGGTCTTTTGCGGGTCCCTGGGGCAGGAACCCGCTTTCGTTTTCTGTCCCCCGCCATTGCCAACCTCATACCCCCATCCCTCCGAATTCTGTGCAATTGCAGCTTCACTATGACAGCCGACTCATCACGGTTTCTAAGATGTTAATAATACAATATTAAGCTCTTCTTGTGGAACTCGCGTGGAACTTGGCTCGTTTCACACGCAGAATTCTATGCTTGACCTTTTGCCAAGTGATTGTTATATTTTTTTTTCGGAGATTTTGCGCGTGAAAGTCCATTTGGCTGCTTACCCTGCTGGGGTTCACCGGATTCGCGAGGATTTGCTTCCGGAAGAGCTGGAGTTGGACCCGAGCGTGTTCAACGCCGTCCATGCGGATCTCACCCTCGACCGCCATGATCGGTACCTCCAGTTTGAGTTCCGGCTGCATGCCGAAGTGGGATTGCAGTGCGACCGCTGCCTTGCGGATTTCACGTCGGCGGTCGAAGTCCGTTCGCCGATGATCTACGTGCTCGGCACGCCGTCCCGCGGCGAAGCCATCGACGATCCCGACCTGACGGTGATTCCGCCACACACCTCGGACCTCGATCTTACGGCCGATCTCCGCGATGCGCTCATCCTGGCCCTGCCGCGCAAACGGCTTTGCCGCGAAACCTGTCGCGGGCTGTGCCCGACCTGCGGAGCGGACTGGAACGAATCCGTGTGCGCGTGCGCAACGCGCTCTGAATCCTAATCGATCGCAATACTCCTAATAAACCAACCTCGATTGGAACTCCACTATGGCTGTCCCTAAGCGAAGAACCGGCAAATCGCGTCGTGATCGTCGTCGCGCCAACTACAATCTGTCCGCGCCGACGGTCACCTCGTGCCCGAACTGCCACAAGGAAAAGGCGCCGCACCGCGCTTGTCCCAACTGCGGATTCTACAACGGTCGCCACGTCGTTCAAGTCAAGTCCGCTTAGTCCTCGCGGAAGCACCGTTCACCTGGGGATCAGATGGTTGTCGTAGCCCTGGACGTTATGGGCGGTGATCACGCCCCCGCGGTTCCCATTGACGCTGCCCTGGCGGCGCTCGATGAATTCGGGACTGGATTGCGTTTGATGCTGGTCGGCCCGGCCGAGCTGGTCGAGAAGGAGCTGAAGCATCGTCGCGGCGGAATCGATGACCGCATCGAAATCGTCCACGCGTCGGAAGTAGTCCTGATGACCGACAAGCCAGCCAAGGCGATCCGCACCAAGCCGAACTCATCGCTCATCAAAGCCGTCGAAATGCACCGTGACGGACGCGCTGCCGCGGTGGTCTCGGCGGGACATACCGGCGTTCAGATGGCGGCCAGCTTCATGCTGCTCGGTTTGATCGAGGGTGTTAAGCGTCCGACGATCGGCGGGCTGTTTCCGGTGGGCAAGGGTAAGTTCTCCATTCTCTGCGACGTCGGCGCCAATACGGACTGCAAGCCGATCAATCTGCTGCAATTCGCGGCGATGGGCTCCGTGTTCATGGAAATCATGACCGGCAAGGCAAACCCGACGGTCGGTTTGCTTTCGATTGGCTCGGAGAAGAACAAGGGCAACGAGGCGGTACTTGCCGCGCACTATCTGCTTGAACAGAGCGGCTTGAACTTTGTCGGCAACGTCGAGGGCGGCGACATCCTGCGCGGGAACTGCGACGTGTATGTCTGCGACGGTTTCGTGGGCAACATCGTGCTCAAGTTCGCCGAGTCGGTCGGTCCGATGGTCTTCGCCAGACTGGCCGGCATGGCGTCTCCGGATGGCGCGGACTCCGGAGCCGGGTCCGTCTTGCGGCAATTGCAGAAGGATTTCGACTACGCGGAAGTTGGCGGAGTTCCCTTGCTTGGCGTCAACGGGATCTCGATCATCTGCCACGGCGGTTCTTCGGCAAAAGCCGTCAAGAATGCGATTCGGGAAGCGATGACTCTGAGCAAAGGCGGCCTGCCGCAAGCTCTGTCAGAGGGCATCGAGCGGTTTGACGCCGGCATGCTCGCCCGCGGAATGGCGCGCTTCAAGTCATTTCAGGAGCGGCAAGACCAGTTTGACGTGGAGGACGAACAGAATGACTGAGCGGGGCCGGCGCGCGCCTGCGGCGCGCATCGTCGGAACGGGCCACTCCGTTCCCGATCAAATCGTGACGAACCGGGATCTCGAGCGTATCGTCGATACCAGCGACGACTGGATCACCACTCGCACGGGGATCAAAGAGCGGCGAATCATTCAGCAAGGTCAGAAGACCTCTGATTTCTGCATTGCCGCGGCGCGCAGCGCTCTCGAGATGGCTGACGTCCGCGCTGAAGAGCTGGATGCGATCATCCTCGCCACCATCTCGCCTGATATGCGATTCCCGGCCACGGCGATCATTGTCCAGGGTGCGCTGGGAGCCGTGAATGCCGCGGCCTGGGATATCAGCGCGACCTGCTCCGGCTTCATGTTTTCGCTCTATCAAGGCGAAGCGATGATTGCTCTGGGGCGCGCCCGGAAGGTATTGGTCATTGGCGCGGAAATGCTCACGCTGCTGACGGATTGGACCGACCGCGGAACTTGCGTGCTGTTCGGCGACGGCGCCGGCGCCGCCGTGCTGGCGGCAGCCTCCGACGACCGCGGAATCCTCTCGACTTACATCGGCACCAGCGGCGATCAGGTTGATCTGCTGTACTGTATCGGACAGGGCACCCAAGGCTCGCTCAACAACGGGCAACCGGCCAACGGTGAGCGCTACATCCGCATGAACGGCAACGAGGTCTTTCGTCACGCCGTGCGCACCATGGGGCGGGCCGCCGCGGAAGCGGTCGCCCGATCGGGTCTGACCGCCGATGACATCGACTGGCTCGTCCCGCATCAGGCCAACACCCGCATCATCGACGCGACCGCCGAGCGCATGAATATGCCGCCGGAGCGTGTCTATGTCAATATCAGCCGCTATGGGAATACGTCGTCCGCCTCAATCCCCATCGCCCTCGACGAAGCGCGCCGGACCGGTGTCATCAAAGACGGTCAGGTCGTGCTCACCGTTGCCTTCGGCGGCGGCTTTACGTGGGGCAGTGCGGTCATCCGCTTCTGATCCAGTCGGCTTCGCTACACACCCCCTCTTCAACAAATTCTTAGGCGTACGTTGTTGAACATCTTTCTCTTTCCGGGCCAGGGATCGCAGTCCGTCGGGATGGGACGCGACTTGCATGAGGCCTACGAGCTTGCTCGCCACCGCTTCGCGGAGGCTTCAGGGATTCTCGGTTTCGACCTCGCCCGCATTTGCTTCGAGGGCCCTGAGGAACAGCTTCGGCAGACCCGGGTGACACAGCCGGCGCTCTACGTACATTCTTGCATCGTCTCCGAGTTACTGGCGGAACGCGGGATTCGACCCTCGGCCTGCGCCGGCCATAGCCTCGGCGAATACTCCGCGTTGGCCTCCGCTGATGCTTTCGATTTTGCCTCGGGTCTTGCGCTGGTGAAAGCTCGGGCACAGGCCATGCAAACGGCAGGTGAAAACAACCCGGGCACCATGGGTGCAGTCGTGGGCATCGACGATGAGATCCTGCGCGAGGTATGCGCGGAAGCGTCGGCTGAGGGTGTCGTGATTCCTGCCAACTATAATTCTCCGGGTCAGGTCGTAATCTCCGGTACGGTTGCCGGCGTCAGACGCGCGCTCGACCTCGCGAAGGCTCGTGGTGCTCGACTGGTCAAGGAGTTGCCGGTCAGCGGCGCTTTTCACTCTCCCTTGATGGCATCCGCGGCGGAGTCACTCGGTGCAGCTCTTGCGGACGCCGACTTGCGCAAACCCAATTGCCCGGTAGTCTCGAACGTCACGGCCCGACCGCATACGACCGTCGAGAGCGTTCGTCAACTTCTGGCGGAACAGTTGCTCTCTCCGGTCCGTTGGACGGAATCCGTCGCGACACTGGCGTCGCTCGGCGATGCCCGCTGGTTCGAAATCGGCAGCGGTAACGTGCTCACCGGACTACTCAAACGTTCCGTCAAGGGCGCGTCTGCGGAAACGGTCGGCACCGTTCCCGACCTCGCGAAAGTCGCGGCTTCAGCCGAGGTCCCATCGTGAGCACGGCCTTACACGGCAAAACCGCCTGGATCACCGGTGCCGCCCGCGGTATCGGTAAGGAGATTGCTCTCGCCTTCGCGGAGGCCGGAGCGAATCTCGCGCTCACGGACGTGCTCGAACCGGAGCTTGCAGCCACCGCGACCGAACTCGCGTCCGCTCACGGTGTGAAGGCCATTTTCTCCAAGCTCGATGTTACCGATGCCGCCGGCGCCGACGCCTGGGTCCAGCGTTGCGTCGAGGAGTTAGGCTCTCTCACCATCTTGATCAATAACGCCGGGATCACCCGCGACGCCTTGCTGATCCGCATGAGCGAGGACGACTGGGATCGTGTACTCACCGTCAATCTCAAAGGGGCCTTCGTCTGTAGCAAGGCGGCCGCCAAGATCATGATGAAAGCGCGGTATGGCAAGATCGTCAACATGGCGTCGGTGGTCGGCG is drawn from candidate division KSB1 bacterium and contains these coding sequences:
- a CDS encoding YifB family Mg chelatase-like AAA ATPase; the protein is MFAEVLSAALLGIDAYLVKVESHLENGMYAFTVVGLPDSAVKESRERVSAAVKNSGFVMPTRRITVNLAPADVRKEGSAFDLPMALGILAASGQVTAQGLEQTALLGELALDGKIRPIRGALPIASSLKLEGVKRLLVPEANAREAALVKEVAVYPMESLRDAVDFLNGDDQVPPYTVSHEALFAESREETGNFCDVRGQNSVKRALEIAAAGGHNVLMIGPPGSGKTMLARRLPSILPDFSLDESLETTRIHSVAGMMRSGQALVANRPFRCPHHTVSDAGLIGGGMIPRPGEVSLAHNGVLFLDELPEFHKNVLEVLRQPLEDGVVTLARAAISLSYPANFMLVAAMNPCPCGYYTDPDHECRCTPEQVNRYLSRVSGPLLDRIDIHVEVPRVPWKELSSPRPAEDSVAIQQRVTTTRRRQRERYAGTRADLYSNSQMTNRELERFAPLDAPSLEVLHQAIDRMGLSARAYHRIRKIARTIADLEGSEQIQLPHVIEGIQYRSLDRIKELSV
- a CDS encoding AMP-binding protein, with translation MTFNQQRYTYGELAQAVYRLRGALRARGIRRRDTVAIQLPNSPHFVIAHLAVLSLGAVSVPLHIQLKAREIAAQVEDAEAVAIVAWDHLSTETELALSRVDCCRLRIYLGDSIPAGTESLVDLISKGDEYQDEAPVAEDDTAVILYTSGVSGKPRGVELTHANISAAVEELSRALRLRETDRFLAVLPFTRASGLSTGVHLPLANGAELIPLSRFHPGDALEVLRDRGVSVMVGTPYMFSLIAGFPTADRADLSKLRYPISVDAKLAPERGRDVEERLKVHLFEAYGCTETCGPFTINLFPGLGGRENVGQPLSGMELAILGEDGSFLPPGKSGQIVVRGPLLMKGYLHRPEKSRQSFREGWFVTGDVGYLDDSGSLVVTGHSTELINKGGFRVYSREVEDVLEGLPHIREVAVVGIADTLYGEEVKACVVLKDGATISPSEIIEYAKERLAMYKCPKIVKFYKELPHEAGGKILRSDLKDDRG
- a CDS encoding alpha/beta fold hydrolase; protein product: MLYRIALIVALLPTWLWAGETVRFRSSDGVNLVATLSTPVKAPLGSLLLFHMLGKDRTSWDDFAQAAVTAGYTVLAVDLRGHGESRGSDDGELNYKLLPESSFRAMTRDLAAAVEFVRSRSAARVTLIGASIGANVAISYAATDTSIAGVVLLSPGEVFRGVMTKPAMAAYGARPMLLVAAEDDNYSALTVATLQNLNPGSEAVVYPTGGHGTYLLESRPELTSRVLQFVESVSR
- a CDS encoding bifunctional nuclease family protein, with translation MIPVDVIGISVCPPYQGYVVILKEKDGERWLPIFIGAAEAQSISFLLQGLEYARPMTYDLFAHLLDEASVKVQSCTVSDLKDNTFYAVVEMRTGSGEKKDVDARPSDAIALALKTRAPIQVAEHVMAGAAVSNEPVNRSTVEQIAYLHQKLKECVECEAYEEAAKIRDHIRSLEGREMDHDDEEPGRSEHTD
- a CDS encoding DUF177 domain-containing protein translates to MKVHLAAYPAGVHRIREDLLPEELELDPSVFNAVHADLTLDRHDRYLQFEFRLHAEVGLQCDRCLADFTSAVEVRSPMIYVLGTPSRGEAIDDPDLTVIPPHTSDLDLTADLRDALILALPRKRLCRETCRGLCPTCGADWNESVCACATRSES
- the rpmF gene encoding 50S ribosomal protein L32, giving the protein MAVPKRRTGKSRRDRRRANYNLSAPTVTSCPNCHKEKAPHRACPNCGFYNGRHVVQVKSA
- the plsX gene encoding phosphate acyltransferase PlsX yields the protein MVVVALDVMGGDHAPAVPIDAALAALDEFGTGLRLMLVGPAELVEKELKHRRGGIDDRIEIVHASEVVLMTDKPAKAIRTKPNSSLIKAVEMHRDGRAAAVVSAGHTGVQMAASFMLLGLIEGVKRPTIGGLFPVGKGKFSILCDVGANTDCKPINLLQFAAMGSVFMEIMTGKANPTVGLLSIGSEKNKGNEAVLAAHYLLEQSGLNFVGNVEGGDILRGNCDVYVCDGFVGNIVLKFAESVGPMVFARLAGMASPDGADSGAGSVLRQLQKDFDYAEVGGVPLLGVNGISIICHGGSSAKAVKNAIREAMTLSKGGLPQALSEGIERFDAGMLARGMARFKSFQERQDQFDVEDEQND
- a CDS encoding ketoacyl-ACP synthase III translates to MTERGRRAPAARIVGTGHSVPDQIVTNRDLERIVDTSDDWITTRTGIKERRIIQQGQKTSDFCIAAARSALEMADVRAEELDAIILATISPDMRFPATAIIVQGALGAVNAAAWDISATCSGFMFSLYQGEAMIALGRARKVLVIGAEMLTLLTDWTDRGTCVLFGDGAGAAVLAAASDDRGILSTYIGTSGDQVDLLYCIGQGTQGSLNNGQPANGERYIRMNGNEVFRHAVRTMGRAAAEAVARSGLTADDIDWLVPHQANTRIIDATAERMNMPPERVYVNISRYGNTSSASIPIALDEARRTGVIKDGQVVLTVAFGGGFTWGSAVIRF
- the fabD gene encoding ACP S-malonyltransferase, yielding MNIFLFPGQGSQSVGMGRDLHEAYELARHRFAEASGILGFDLARICFEGPEEQLRQTRVTQPALYVHSCIVSELLAERGIRPSACAGHSLGEYSALASADAFDFASGLALVKARAQAMQTAGENNPGTMGAVVGIDDEILREVCAEASAEGVVIPANYNSPGQVVISGTVAGVRRALDLAKARGARLVKELPVSGAFHSPLMASAAESLGAALADADLRKPNCPVVSNVTARPHTTVESVRQLLAEQLLSPVRWTESVATLASLGDARWFEIGSGNVLTGLLKRSVKGASAETVGTVPDLAKVAASAEVPS
- the fabG gene encoding 3-oxoacyl-[acyl-carrier-protein] reductase produces the protein MSTALHGKTAWITGAARGIGKEIALAFAEAGANLALTDVLEPELAATATELASAHGVKAIFSKLDVTDAAGADAWVQRCVEELGSLTILINNAGITRDALLIRMSEDDWDRVLTVNLKGAFVCSKAAAKIMMKARYGKIVNMASVVGVMGNAGQANYSASKAGLIGLTKSVAKELGGRGVRVNAVAPGFIETDMTHQLSPEVKAAYLKGIPLNSFGTPADVAQLCVFLCSPASDYITGQVVVIDGGLHT